One Pseudonocardia sediminis DNA window includes the following coding sequences:
- a CDS encoding LysR family transcriptional regulator: MSEMRAEHGVEMRHLRAFVAVARERNFTRAAQNLQITQPAMSRTVASLERLVGTALLVRNRRTVALTAAGQQFLPHAHRVLAVLDEAVGAATGGSPVLRVGFTWGSTAEYTAPIVRDFERAHPGVTVEIRRYDDTVAGLDDGRTHVGFLPGDPGDPRFGTLVLADEPRVVALPADHPLLSGEEVVLADLAGETIVINVVSGTTTLELWESTRRPDTVVRVRNVDEWMEAIAAGRGVGLTPASTGRLYTHPQIRYRLVADSPRVPITLAWPRLAAHPLVAAFVASAERMRYR; encoded by the coding sequence ATGAGTGAGATGCGGGCCGAGCACGGCGTGGAGATGAGGCATCTGCGCGCGTTCGTGGCCGTCGCACGGGAGCGCAACTTCACCCGCGCCGCGCAGAACCTGCAGATCACCCAGCCCGCCATGAGCCGCACCGTCGCCTCCCTGGAGCGTCTGGTCGGCACGGCGCTGCTGGTGCGGAACCGCCGCACGGTGGCGCTCACCGCGGCCGGTCAGCAGTTCCTGCCGCATGCGCATCGCGTGCTGGCCGTGCTCGACGAGGCGGTCGGCGCGGCGACCGGAGGGTCACCCGTCCTGAGGGTCGGGTTCACCTGGGGCTCCACGGCCGAGTACACGGCGCCGATCGTGCGGGACTTCGAGCGCGCCCATCCGGGGGTGACGGTGGAGATCCGGCGATACGACGACACGGTGGCCGGGCTCGACGACGGCCGCACCCACGTGGGTTTCCTGCCGGGCGACCCCGGGGACCCCCGGTTCGGGACGCTGGTGCTGGCCGACGAACCGCGCGTCGTGGCCCTTCCGGCCGATCACCCGCTGCTGTCCGGCGAGGAGGTCGTGCTGGCCGACCTCGCGGGCGAGACGATCGTGATCAACGTGGTTTCCGGCACGACCACGCTCGAGCTGTGGGAGTCGACCCGGCGACCGGACACCGTCGTGCGGGTCCGCAACGTCGACGAGTGGATGGAGGCGATCGCCGCGGGCCGGGGTGTCGGGCTGACACCGGCCTCCACCGGACGGCTCTACACCCACCCGCAGATCCGCTACCGCCTCGTCGCGGACTCGCCGCGGGTGCCGATCACGCTGGCCTGGCCGCGGCTGGCCGCGCATCCGCTGGTCGCGGCGTTCGTCGCCAGTGCCGAGCGGATGCGGTATCGGTGA